The window GCCGAAAGTTGCAGTGGCTCCGGGTGGGATGCTGTTATTCCAGCCAGCGCTGGTAGCGGTATAAGGGTTGGACCCGCTATACGTTGCATTCCATAAACTGGTTACAGTAGAACTTCCATTTTGCTGCCATTTAACTTGCCAATCGTTGATGGTGGCCGCGCTATTGTTGGCGATGGTAATACTCGCGGTAAAGCCTGAACCCCAATCATTACTAACCTCGTAGCTACACTCCTGACCAAGTGTATGCCAGGAAAACATAGCGCAATGCGTCGCCAGCAAAGTCCTGAAAACAGCATGTCGATATTGGGAGCATTTCAATAGCAATGTATTTAACATAGTAATAGTCCTTTAATTTTTCGGGCTATAATTAATTACGAAAATAGTCCAGCCCCAAAACCGCCTCACCTATTCCATCCGCGACAAAGCCGGACAGGATACGTGCGCCATTTTCCTGAAAATGCGTTCCATCAACAGACCCATCCGCCCGCAGAAAGAAGAAATTTTCCGGGATTGGAGCGGGGCAAATAGCCGTTAAAAAAGTTACGGTTTTTAAATTTAGATCGATCAGCGGTACTCCTTCCTCATCGGCAAGCTCTCGCATCGCTTGGGCCCACGCACCAGTGCCATTTCCGCCGGTGCAATATGCTGAGTTACGTGGCGTTGGTGTAACAAGGCCGACATGAATGCCGCGGTTGCGGGCACCGTCGATATACAGTTTTAAATAGTCTTTAAAATCCGTTTGGGGATCGAGATAATATGGAATGGTCACGCCATCGATAACATAGGTTGCAGTCCTATGGCTGTCGTTGGTTCCGAATTGCAGCAACAGATAGTCTCCGGTGCTAGCGTTGGACCAGATGGTGTCCAGTCGACCTTCTTCTATAAACCGACGAGCCGTACGACCACCAATGGCCAGATTGTTTACCGTGACGTTGGTATTGTATTGTTCGCGCAGCATTTGCCCCCATCCCGCTTGGTCCCGGGTGCTGGACGTATCTGTATAGGTTTGGACGATGGAGTCACCAGCCAGCCAAACCGTTGCGCTCGCCGCCGGGCACACTACGCCGCGAAGTCCGCTACTACCAGTAAGACTCAGATAATCGATATTCGCGAGCCCACTGTCACCGGTGGCGGTAAGCGTAATCACGTTTTTACCGGCATTTAAAAATATGGGCATAATTTCTGTTGCCCAGGTTGACCACGCACCGGTAGTCGCAAAGGTAATATCGTAACTCACGCTTGCACCACTGGTTACCGTTAGCACTCCCGAACGCGCAGCGCCACTGCCGTTGGCGAAGCGCAGAGTCATGTCATAGTACCCTGCGGTTGTTGCATCGACAGCCCAGTTGACGCTGGTGTTTACGGCATTCGTGGTATTGGCAAATCCGCCGCCGGTGAAACCCGCTTCGTTGTTATTTACTGAGCCATCGACTCCACAAAATCCAGCAGTATTTTCCTGCACAGTCAACGTAGAGAGCGGCCCACCTGAGCTAGAAGATGAGCTGCTTGAACTCGAGCTATTATTGCAAGCGGCGGAGTCAGGCGAGGCGCCGGTGACACTCAGCGAATCGATGTTTGCAAGCCCCTCGCTGCTGGACGCCTGTAAACGAATAGTGTTAATTCCGTCAGCTAGATTTATGCTGACAGCAGAAGAGTCAACCCAGGTTGTCCAGCCTCCCGTGCTACCAAACGCGCTGCTTGTTTGTAAAGCGCCGTTAACAAATACATCCCCAGGGCGGTCCGCGCTGGAGCCATTAGCATAACGCCACTGCATTTGGTAATTGCCCCCTTGGGCAGCCACAGACCACTCAACACCTTTGCCAGCCGCATTCTCCGTATTGGCAAACCCTGAACCGGTATATCCCGCGTTGTTGCTATCAATGGTTCCTTCCACACTACACAGCCCCTCCCCTTCTTGAATGACGGCAGTACTTGTATTACTGCTGCCGCTCGAACTTGATGAAGAACTCGCGGAAGAGCTAGTGCTCGAAGATGAGCTAGAACTGGAGGATGAGCTAGAACTGGATGACGATGAACTAGAGGAGGCTCCACCGGCTGTGCAACTCAAAATTATCGCGGTGGGGTCATCGCCCTCCCCCTGAAAACCAAAGGACACCGAGCTGCCAGGCGCTATGGTGGCATTCCAGCCTGCATCTGTAGCGGTGTACGGGTTGGTTCCAGAAAA of the Teredinibacter turnerae T7901 genome contains:
- a CDS encoding cellulose binding domain-containing protein, whose protein sequence is MIKRQYLFPPKMTTKHLFCAPVFTLLACQAHALECGYDVTNDWGSGFTAGITVTNDGTSAVNNWQVQWQQNGGSAVTGLWNATFSGTNPYTATDAGWNATIAPGSSVSFGFQGEGDDPTAIILSCTAGGASSSSSSSSSSSSSSSSSSSSTSSSASSSSSSSGSSNTSTAVIQEGEGLCSVEGTIDSNNAGYTGSGFANTENAAGKGVEWSVAAQGGNYQMQWRYANGSSADRPGDVFVNGALQTSSAFGSTGGWTTWVDSSAVSINLADGINTIRLQASSSEGLANIDSLSVTGASPDSAACNNSSSSSSSSSSSGGPLSTLTVQENTAGFCGVDGSVNNNEAGFTGGGFANTTNAVNTSVNWAVDATTAGYYDMTLRFANGSGAARSGVLTVTSGASVSYDITFATTGAWSTWATEIMPIFLNAGKNVITLTATGDSGLANIDYLSLTGSSGLRGVVCPAASATVWLAGDSIVQTYTDTSSTRDQAGWGQMLREQYNTNVTVNNLAIGGRTARRFIEEGRLDTIWSNASTGDYLLLQFGTNDSHRTATYVIDGVTIPYYLDPQTDFKDYLKLYIDGARNRGIHVGLVTPTPRNSAYCTGGNGTGAWAQAMRELADEEGVPLIDLNLKTVTFLTAICPAPIPENFFFLRADGSVDGTHFQENGARILSGFVADGIGEAVLGLDYFRN